From the Porphyrobacter sp. CACIAM 03H1 genome, the window TCATCGCCGGGCTCACCGTCGAGGCGGGCGGCCAGCGTTTCGCGATCCCGCAGAGCTACGTCGAGGAGATCGTCCAGGCCTCCTCCAAGGTGCTCGATTTCACCCGCATGGGCGAGACCGCGCTCGTCACCTTCCGCGGCAACCGCGTGCCCTGTCTGATGCTGGGCGAAGTGCTGGGCCTGCCGGCCTGCGAGGTCGCGGCGAAGGACCCGACCCTCGTGATGCTGCGCCTCGCCAGCGGCGATCTCTTCGCACTGGCGGTCGAGGGCATCCACAATCACGGCGACATCGTGGTCAAGCCGCTCGCGCCTGCCGTGATGCGCTCCGGGCTCTATGCCGGATCGACCCTGCTCGACGACGGCACGCCGGTGTTGCTGCTCGACGTGGCGAACATCGCCGCGCAGCATCACCTCGTCTCCGACACCCGCACCCGGGTGCTCGAGCTTCACGACGGCGATGCCGCCGCCGGGGCCGAGACGCACAGCCGCGCGATGCTGTTCACCGATTTCGCCGGACGCCGTTCGGCGGTGCGGCTCGAACTGGTGCAGCGCATCGAGACCGCCCCGGCGAGCGCCATCGACCGCTCCGCCGCCCGCGCGCGGGTGGTGATCGACGGGATGATCCTGCCGCTGATCGGCCTGCCCGAAGAACCCCTCGCCCAGCCGCGCGTGCGCCTGCTGCGCCTGTCTGACGGGGCCTGCGAATTGCTCCACGCGGTGCGCGAGGTCGAGGATGCGGTGGAACTGACCGAGACGCTGACCCCGGTGCCCGAGGACCCGATGATCGAGGGCATGACCCTGATCGGCGGCACGCCTGTCACCCTGATCGACGCCCACGCCCTGTTCGCCCGGTACGGCGAGCCGCCTGTCGCCGCCGTCCGTCCCGCCTGCGTCCTGCCCGAGGGCGAATGGGCGCGCACCATCCTCGCCCCGCTGGTGACCGCCGCAGGCTATGACATCGTCGCAGCCGAGGACGCCGGTGCCGCCGCGGTGGGGATCGTGTTCGAGGATGTCTACGAGGTCGCCGAAGCACTGGACCGCCCCCTGCCCGCCCGCGTGATCCGCCTGCGCGACCAGCCCGATGCGCCCGCTGGCGCGGCGACGATCTACCGCTACGACCGCGAAGCCCTGCTCGCCGCCCTCGCCGCCGCCGCACGCCCCGCCCCCGGAGAAGCCGCATGACCGGAGACCTGCTCGTCATCGCCTGCATCGCCGGACGCCGCTGCGCGCTCTCGGCGCTGGACGTGAAATCGGTGATCGAGGTTTCGGCCGTCACCCCGATCCCGCGCGCGCCGGTGTGGATCGCCGGGATCACCGCACTGCGCAGCCAGGCGCTGACCGTGATCGACTGCCGCCGCGCGATCGGCGTGGCGGGAGCGGGCGACTGGCCGACCGACCACCGCGCCATCGTCGTCGCCGACGGGGGCCATTCCTACGCGCTGCTGGTCGACGGGATCGAGGACATCACCACCGCCGCGGGCGAGGCCGGGCAGGTGCCGGGCGGATTCGGCCCCGAATGGTCGCGCATCGCCACAGGCATGATCGAGACCATGGCCGGCCCCGCGCTGCTCGTCGATCTTCCCGCACTGCTCGCCGGACCCGAGACCGCACGGCACGAAATCGAGAGCGCGGCT encodes:
- a CDS encoding chemotaxis protein CheW: MTGDLLVIACIAGRRCALSALDVKSVIEVSAVTPIPRAPVWIAGITALRSQALTVIDCRRAIGVAGAGDWPTDHRAIVVADGGHSYALLVDGIEDITTAAGEAGQVPGGFGPEWSRIATGMIETMAGPALLVDLPALLAGPETARHEIESAA